A DNA window from Hymenobacter aquaticus contains the following coding sequences:
- a CDS encoding S-adenosylmethionine:tRNA ribosyltransferase-isomerase produces the protein MSAFPDPRLLSIHDFTYQLPAGRIAPEPLPNRDQSQLLVYRRGQVQDKRFTDLPAELPADALLVFNNTKVVRARLFCQKPTGGVVELFCLEPVAPHRSVELAMQQTGGCVWKCLVGNGKRWKSGPVQVEFSVNEHSAVLSAVRLETAEGYSLIQFSWQPAELPFAEILRAAGHLPLPPYLNRADTEVDAVRYQTVYAAHEGAVAAPTAGLHFSDAVFAELKSRGIATAELTLHVGAGTFQPVKADRMEGHPMHAEPISVNAALLRQLLHHAPHPIIAVGTTSLRTLESLYWLGARLARQPTLSSPDFLVTQWQPYEGGPEVSMPEALQALLDYLERTGSDTIQATTQLLIAPGYAFRVVQGLVTNFHQPESTLLLLVAALIGPDWRRIYDHALAHDYRFLSYGDSSLLLP, from the coding sequence ATGTCTGCTTTCCCCGACCCGCGCCTGCTTTCCATCCACGATTTCACTTACCAGCTTCCCGCCGGACGCATTGCCCCCGAACCCCTCCCCAACCGGGACCAGTCGCAGCTGCTGGTGTACCGCCGGGGTCAGGTGCAGGACAAGCGCTTCACCGACCTGCCGGCGGAGCTGCCCGCCGACGCGCTGCTGGTGTTCAACAACACGAAGGTGGTGCGGGCCCGGCTGTTTTGCCAGAAGCCCACGGGCGGCGTAGTCGAGCTGTTTTGCCTGGAGCCGGTAGCGCCACACCGCTCGGTGGAGCTGGCCATGCAGCAAACCGGCGGCTGCGTCTGGAAATGCCTGGTGGGCAACGGCAAACGCTGGAAGTCCGGGCCGGTGCAGGTCGAGTTCAGCGTGAACGAGCACAGCGCCGTGCTCAGCGCCGTGCGGCTCGAAACGGCCGAGGGCTACTCCCTGATTCAGTTTAGCTGGCAGCCGGCCGAGCTGCCGTTTGCCGAAATCCTGCGGGCGGCGGGCCACTTGCCGCTGCCGCCCTACCTGAACCGGGCCGATACGGAAGTGGATGCCGTGCGCTACCAAACCGTGTACGCGGCCCACGAGGGAGCCGTAGCCGCGCCCACGGCCGGCCTGCACTTCTCCGACGCAGTATTCGCCGAACTCAAGAGCCGGGGCATTGCCACCGCCGAGCTGACCTTGCACGTGGGTGCCGGCACGTTTCAGCCCGTGAAAGCCGACCGGATGGAAGGCCACCCCATGCACGCCGAGCCGATTTCGGTGAATGCCGCGCTGCTGCGCCAGCTGCTGCACCACGCCCCCCACCCTATCATTGCCGTGGGCACCACCAGCCTCCGCACGCTGGAAAGCCTCTACTGGCTGGGCGCCCGCCTGGCCCGGCAGCCCACGCTCAGCAGCCCTGACTTTCTGGTAACCCAGTGGCAGCCCTACGAAGGCGGCCCCGAAGTTTCCATGCCCGAGGCCTTACAGGCATTGCTCGACTATCTGGAGCGCACCGGCTCCGACACGATTCAGGCCACGACGCAGCTGCTGATTGCCCCCGGCTACGCGTTTCGGGTGGTGCAGGGCCTGGTCACTAACTTCCACCAGCCGGAAAGCACCCTGCTGCTGCTCGTCGCCGCACTTATCGGCCCCGACTGGCGCCGCATCTACGACCACGCCCTGGCCCACGACTACCGTTTCCTCAGCTACGGCGACAGTTCCCTGCTGCTCCCTTAG
- a CDS encoding class I SAM-dependent methyltransferase: MNLPSSLPLASWVLGIVLTQACTQPLAESTAAAAGEQRRQAPVADSTGYEIRPPADPNGISRYYLGRQIAHVMGHEGADWLERSGRQQEEGTDVLLKALRLKPTDVVADIGAGTGYFSFRMSPLVPQGKVLAVDIQPEMITYLQENKDRNNAPNVEPVLGTVQNPNLPANSVDLALIVDAYHEFDHPREMMRAIKTALKPNGRVALAEYRAEDTKVPIKRIHKMSVEQARKEMKAVGLEFIETVETLPQQHLMFFRRAK; the protein is encoded by the coding sequence ATGAATCTTCCTTCTTCCTTACCGCTGGCATCGTGGGTGCTGGGCATTGTTCTGACCCAGGCCTGCACGCAGCCGCTGGCCGAAAGCACCGCCGCCGCCGCCGGCGAACAGCGCCGGCAGGCCCCGGTGGCCGACTCCACCGGCTACGAGATTCGCCCCCCGGCCGACCCCAACGGCATCAGCCGCTACTACCTGGGTCGGCAGATTGCCCACGTCATGGGCCACGAAGGTGCCGACTGGCTCGAACGCTCGGGCCGGCAGCAGGAAGAGGGCACCGACGTGCTGCTCAAAGCCCTGCGCCTGAAGCCCACCGACGTGGTGGCCGACATCGGGGCCGGCACCGGCTACTTCTCTTTCCGGATGAGCCCGCTGGTGCCGCAGGGCAAAGTGCTGGCCGTGGATATTCAGCCGGAAATGATAACCTACCTGCAGGAAAACAAGGACCGCAACAACGCCCCGAACGTGGAACCCGTGCTGGGTACGGTGCAGAATCCCAACCTGCCCGCCAACAGCGTCGACCTGGCCCTGATTGTGGATGCCTACCACGAGTTTGACCACCCGCGGGAGATGATGCGCGCCATCAAGACGGCGCTGAAGCCCAACGGGCGCGTGGCCCTGGCCGAATACCGCGCCGAGGATACCAAAGTGCCCATTAAGCGCATTCACAAGATGAGCGTGGAGCAGGCCCGCAAGGAAATGAAGGCCGTGGGCCTGGAGTTTATCGAAACCGTGGAAACCCTGCCCCAGCAGCACCTGATGTTTTTCCGGCGCGCGAAATAG
- the priA gene encoding replication restart helicase PriA — translation MSLSFDFAQPEAAGADRVTLFVDVILPLPLPKLYTYRVPYEMNDEVVIGGRVIVQFGAKKTLSCIVAAVHETPPAQYQAKYILEFIDDAPVVTQAQLKLFRWMADYYMCTLGEVINAALPSALKLSSESRIQLHPAFEPENNPYPLSEQEEKIVAVLSSEDGKALTFTEVGDLLGNANFHKVIKSLIQKDVIFLFEHLADKYSPKVVKKVRLAHHFVEENVLEELFAKMASKPKQLDVLMRYLQRVPVYQNVHSNHQGMEKAALTSSPHLSPSAVNTLIKNGVLEQFDVIVSRFPLDDSPEAKMPFTLSEAQQAAHDEVLRQFGEKDIVLLHGVTGAGKTEIYIELIRKALEGGGQVLYLLPEIALTAQIVTRLMRVFGTRLGVYHSKFSDNERVEVWNGVLSGRFQVVVGVRSAVFLPFDNVSLIIVDEEHESSYKQYDPSPRYNAREVALMMANFQGAKTLLGSATPAVETYYQTRAGRWGLVTLSKRFGEAGLPEIELVDTRKQREAKKMLNHFTPELLSEIERKLGLKEQVILFQNRRGYSPFISCLDCGWIPKCKNCAVSLSYHKHAHELRCHYCGFHDRMPVECPACGSRNLKTVGFGTEKIEDDLKIMLPQANVQRMDLDTTRAKNSYQQIIADFEQQTTNVLVGTQMVTKGLDFANVSLVGIINADSIIHYPDFRAHERAFQMFVQVSGRAGRKGKKGKVIIQTADPAQVIFDKVIRNDYLEFYEYEITQRREYGFPPFMRVIRLTVKHVDQLVAEQAAILLTQELVFRLGREAVLGPEAPYIFRIRNFYLQEITIKLDREHTVLKHAKAQILEAMNVVKDQKEFKQARLVADVDPM, via the coding sequence TTGAGCCTTTCCTTTGACTTTGCCCAGCCGGAAGCCGCCGGTGCCGACCGCGTCACGCTGTTCGTGGACGTGATTCTGCCCCTGCCGCTGCCCAAGCTGTATACCTACCGCGTGCCCTACGAGATGAACGACGAGGTCGTCATCGGGGGCCGCGTGATTGTGCAGTTCGGGGCCAAGAAAACGCTCAGCTGCATCGTGGCCGCCGTGCACGAAACGCCGCCAGCCCAGTACCAGGCCAAGTATATCCTGGAGTTTATCGACGACGCGCCCGTAGTGACCCAGGCCCAGCTGAAGCTGTTTCGCTGGATGGCCGACTACTACATGTGCACCCTGGGCGAGGTTATCAATGCCGCGTTGCCTTCCGCCCTGAAGCTCAGCTCGGAGTCGCGCATTCAGCTGCACCCGGCCTTCGAGCCCGAAAACAACCCTTACCCGCTCAGCGAGCAGGAAGAGAAAATCGTGGCCGTGCTCAGCTCCGAGGATGGCAAGGCGCTGACGTTTACGGAGGTGGGCGACCTGCTCGGCAACGCCAACTTTCACAAGGTTATCAAATCCTTGATTCAGAAGGACGTCATCTTTCTGTTTGAGCACCTGGCCGACAAGTATTCGCCTAAAGTGGTGAAGAAAGTGCGCCTGGCCCACCACTTTGTAGAGGAAAACGTGCTGGAGGAGCTGTTTGCCAAGATGGCCAGCAAGCCCAAGCAGCTCGACGTGCTGATGCGCTACCTGCAGCGGGTGCCGGTGTACCAGAACGTGCATAGCAACCACCAGGGCATGGAAAAGGCGGCTCTGACCAGCAGCCCCCACCTCTCCCCTTCGGCGGTGAATACGCTGATCAAAAACGGCGTGCTGGAGCAGTTCGACGTGATTGTGTCGCGCTTTCCGCTGGATGATTCGCCGGAGGCCAAGATGCCGTTCACGCTGAGCGAAGCCCAGCAGGCCGCCCACGACGAGGTGCTCCGGCAGTTCGGCGAAAAGGACATCGTGTTGCTGCACGGCGTAACGGGCGCGGGCAAAACCGAAATCTACATTGAGCTGATCCGCAAGGCGCTGGAAGGCGGCGGGCAGGTGCTGTACCTGCTGCCCGAAATTGCCCTCACGGCCCAGATTGTCACCCGCCTGATGCGCGTGTTCGGCACCCGGCTGGGCGTGTACCACTCCAAGTTCTCGGACAACGAGCGGGTAGAAGTGTGGAATGGCGTGCTCTCGGGCCGCTTCCAGGTGGTGGTGGGCGTGCGCTCGGCCGTGTTTCTGCCTTTCGACAACGTTTCGCTCATCATCGTGGACGAGGAGCACGAATCGAGCTACAAGCAGTACGACCCTTCGCCGCGCTACAACGCCCGCGAAGTAGCCCTGATGATGGCCAACTTCCAGGGGGCCAAAACCCTGCTGGGCTCGGCCACGCCGGCCGTGGAAACCTACTACCAGACCCGGGCCGGGCGCTGGGGCCTGGTCACGCTCAGCAAGCGGTTTGGCGAAGCCGGTCTGCCCGAAATCGAGCTGGTGGACACCCGCAAGCAGCGCGAGGCCAAGAAGATGCTCAACCACTTCACCCCCGAACTGCTCAGCGAGATTGAGCGGAAGCTGGGCCTGAAGGAGCAGGTGATTCTGTTTCAGAACCGCCGCGGCTATTCGCCCTTCATTTCCTGCCTCGACTGCGGCTGGATTCCGAAGTGTAAGAACTGCGCCGTGAGCCTCTCCTACCACAAGCACGCCCACGAGCTGCGCTGCCACTACTGCGGCTTCCACGACCGGATGCCGGTGGAGTGCCCCGCCTGCGGCTCGCGCAACCTGAAAACCGTGGGCTTCGGCACCGAGAAGATTGAGGACGACCTCAAGATCATGCTGCCGCAGGCAAACGTGCAGCGCATGGACCTGGACACGACCCGGGCCAAGAATTCCTACCAGCAGATTATTGCCGACTTCGAGCAGCAGACGACCAACGTGCTGGTGGGCACCCAGATGGTGACCAAGGGCCTGGACTTCGCCAACGTGAGCCTGGTGGGCATCATCAACGCCGACAGCATCATCCACTACCCCGACTTCCGGGCCCACGAGCGGGCGTTCCAGATGTTTGTGCAGGTGAGTGGCCGGGCGGGGCGCAAGGGCAAGAAGGGCAAAGTCATCATCCAGACGGCCGACCCGGCCCAGGTGATTTTCGACAAGGTAATCCGCAACGACTACCTCGAATTCTACGAGTACGAAATAACTCAGCGGCGCGAGTACGGCTTTCCGCCCTTCATGCGCGTCATCCGGCTCACGGTAAAGCACGTGGATCAGCTGGTGGCCGAGCAGGCCGCTATTCTGCTGACCCAGGAACTGGTGTTCCGCCTGGGGCGCGAGGCCGTGCTGGGCCCCGAGGCCCCCTACATTTTCCGGATTCGCAACTTCTACCTACAGGAAATCACCATCAAACTCGACCGGGAACACACCGTCCTCAAGCACGCCAAGGCCCAGATACTGGAAGCCATGAACGTGGTAAAAGACCAGAAGGAATTCAAGCAGGCCCGCCTCGTAGCCGACGTGGACCCCATGTAA
- a CDS encoding GSCFA domain-containing protein — translation MFRTELPLTPHPHQLPLSTRVLTVGSCFSDTIGSRLAAAKVSTLVNPFGTVFNPLSACQLLRAAAGEDMDWQQHLVEARGRWQSYDLHATIGADSPVTLLQRIQGLLQEVGAFLAQTDVVVLTLGTAYAYRLLETDEVVNNCHKVPADRFEKVLLTPDEIINAVAETHAYLRRANPKLRFILTVSPVRHLKDTLPLNSVSKSVLRVACHYLSELLPDVSYFPAYELLLDDLRDYRFYAADMLHPSETAENYIWERFTRTYFDPAFGRFRKEWESVRQALGHRPLYPEAPEHREFLEATLGRLHRLAGQADIRAEIAEVERQLAELPLPKPQAVPEPEPDDDEERIDIGEVQQPLRRAEAEAAPVITAPRVSTPAPLPAAPLVVEEDEDQEEETADDEPEGNELAAEAPAFPKKKRRSRGGAKRTARKKAAQLYAQQLAEAAGSVTTQEEVAAPAAEEAPVAAEPVAPEAAVQLEEPAPAPVAVTTPEIEVPSVPVAPVATPRPVPRAAVAAPNVDWLQPMDEPESEQAPKPKREPYTRTKAARQPAEKKPRATKDRIITTPPRSSRRKPAPLYAEPIPEAEAPAVEAVPTDTIAPVEVAATVPAEVVSAAPVAATPVAAAPEAETAPVVAVSVDEVAPQAVPEAAQPEPKKRSRAKAAPRAKATPKAAAPVPTPAPETAPAAEEPKAAPKKRSRPPRKKPAADETPPAS, via the coding sequence ATGTTTCGTACTGAATTACCGCTTACGCCGCACCCGCACCAACTGCCGCTCTCGACCCGGGTGCTGACCGTAGGCTCCTGCTTTTCGGATACCATCGGGAGCCGTCTGGCGGCGGCTAAGGTATCGACCCTGGTCAACCCGTTTGGCACCGTATTCAACCCTTTGTCGGCGTGCCAGCTGCTTCGCGCGGCCGCCGGCGAAGACATGGACTGGCAGCAGCACCTGGTGGAAGCCCGGGGCCGCTGGCAGAGCTACGACCTCCACGCCACCATCGGGGCCGATTCGCCCGTGACCTTGCTGCAGCGCATTCAGGGCCTGCTGCAGGAAGTTGGCGCATTTCTGGCCCAAACCGACGTGGTGGTCCTGACGCTGGGCACGGCCTACGCCTACCGGCTGCTGGAAACCGACGAGGTGGTGAACAACTGTCACAAGGTGCCCGCCGACCGGTTCGAGAAAGTGCTGCTGACGCCCGACGAGATTATCAACGCCGTGGCGGAAACCCACGCCTACCTGCGGCGGGCCAACCCCAAGCTGCGCTTTATTCTGACGGTAAGCCCGGTGCGCCACCTGAAAGATACGCTGCCGCTGAACTCGGTCAGCAAGTCGGTGCTGCGCGTGGCCTGCCACTACCTGAGCGAGCTGCTGCCCGACGTATCGTACTTTCCGGCCTACGAGCTGCTGCTGGACGATTTGCGCGACTACCGCTTCTACGCGGCCGACATGCTGCATCCGTCCGAAACGGCGGAGAACTACATCTGGGAACGGTTTACCCGCACGTACTTCGACCCGGCTTTCGGGCGCTTCCGCAAGGAATGGGAGTCGGTGCGGCAGGCGCTGGGCCACCGGCCGCTGTATCCGGAGGCGCCGGAGCACCGCGAGTTTCTGGAAGCTACCCTGGGCCGCCTGCACCGGCTGGCTGGGCAAGCCGATATCCGGGCCGAAATAGCGGAAGTAGAGCGGCAACTGGCGGAGCTGCCCCTGCCCAAGCCGCAGGCAGTACCCGAACCGGAGCCCGACGACGATGAGGAACGCATTGATATCGGGGAGGTGCAGCAGCCGCTACGTCGGGCAGAAGCCGAGGCGGCGCCTGTCATTACCGCGCCGCGCGTCAGCACCCCAGCGCCTTTGCCGGCAGCGCCGTTAGTAGTCGAGGAGGACGAAGATCAGGAAGAAGAAACGGCCGACGACGAGCCCGAAGGCAACGAGCTGGCCGCCGAAGCTCCGGCATTTCCTAAAAAGAAGCGCCGCAGCCGGGGTGGCGCCAAGCGGACGGCCCGTAAGAAGGCGGCTCAGCTGTATGCCCAGCAGCTAGCCGAAGCCGCCGGCAGCGTTACCACGCAGGAAGAGGTGGCCGCACCGGCGGCGGAAGAAGCACCGGTAGCAGCTGAGCCCGTGGCGCCCGAAGCGGCAGTGCAGCTCGAAGAGCCGGCCCCGGCCCCAGTGGCCGTGACCACGCCGGAAATTGAGGTTCCTAGTGTTCCGGTCGCGCCGGTAGCCACGCCGCGCCCCGTTCCCAGGGCTGCAGTTGCCGCTCCGAACGTTGACTGGCTACAACCAATGGACGAACCCGAGTCGGAACAAGCTCCGAAGCCGAAGCGCGAACCGTATACCCGGACCAAAGCGGCACGGCAGCCGGCCGAGAAAAAGCCCCGGGCGACGAAAGACCGGATTATTACCACTCCGCCCCGTAGCTCCCGCCGCAAGCCCGCTCCGCTGTATGCCGAGCCTATTCCAGAAGCTGAAGCGCCAGCTGTGGAAGCAGTACCGACAGACACTATAGCCCCGGTGGAAGTAGCTGCTACGGTACCGGCAGAAGTCGTTTCTGCTGCGCCAGTGGCAGCCACGCCGGTGGCAGCTGCGCCGGAAGCAGAAACAGCACCCGTCGTTGCGGTTTCGGTGGACGAGGTAGCGCCGCAAGCCGTACCGGAAGCCGCCCAGCCCGAGCCCAAGAAACGAAGCCGGGCAAAAGCCGCCCCCCGCGCAAAGGCCACGCCCAAAGCTGCTGCCCCCGTGCCCACCCCGGCTCCGGAAACGGCACCCGCCGCGGAAGAGCCCAAAGCTGCCCCGAAGAAGCGCAGCCGGCCACCCCGCAAAAAACCGGCGGCCGACGAAACGCCCCCGGCATCATAA
- the rplI gene encoding 50S ribosomal protein L9 produces MEVILKDDVKNLGYKNDIVTVKPGYGRNYLLPQGLAMLADKTNKKIVAENVRQAAHKADKIKGDAQAIADKIGDAAFEIKAKVGETGKIFGRVTTLQLAEALKAKGVDVDRKRISFDQEPASAGEYTATINLHKEVKHQVRFNVVAE; encoded by the coding sequence ATGGAAGTAATTCTGAAAGACGACGTAAAGAACCTGGGCTACAAGAACGACATCGTTACTGTAAAGCCTGGCTACGGCCGTAACTACCTGCTGCCGCAGGGTCTGGCCATGCTGGCCGACAAGACCAACAAGAAGATCGTTGCCGAGAACGTACGTCAGGCTGCTCACAAAGCCGACAAGATCAAAGGTGACGCGCAGGCCATTGCCGACAAAATCGGGGATGCCGCTTTCGAAATCAAAGCCAAAGTGGGCGAAACCGGCAAGATTTTCGGCCGCGTGACCACCCTGCAGCTGGCCGAGGCTCTGAAAGCCAAGGGCGTAGACGTAGACCGCAAGCGTATCTCCTTCGACCAGGAGCCTGCGTCGGCTGGTGAGTACACGGCTACCATCAACCTGCACAAAGAAGTGAAGCACCAGGTGCGCTTCAACGTAGTAGCTGAGTAA
- the rpsR gene encoding 30S ribosomal protein S18, translating to MSLANEKIHKQDTRKKYCRFKKNGIKYVDYKDPNFLLKFVNEQGRILPRRITGTSLKFQRKIAQAVAKARHLALMPYVTDSLK from the coding sequence ATGAGCCTAGCCAACGAGAAAATCCACAAGCAGGATACCCGTAAGAAATACTGCCGCTTCAAGAAGAACGGCATTAAATACGTGGACTACAAAGACCCGAACTTCCTGCTGAAGTTCGTGAACGAGCAGGGCCGCATTCTGCCCCGTCGTATCACCGGCACCAGCCTGAAATTCCAGCGCAAAATTGCCCAAGCCGTGGCCAAAGCCCGTCACTTGGCCTTGATGCCCTACGTAACCGATTCGTTGAAGTAA
- the rpsF gene encoding 30S ribosomal protein S6 — MEVRNYETVFILTPVLNETQVQETIEKFSQVLKENSADIIHSENWGLKKLAYPIQKKNTGYYFLVEFTGSGNIVDVLELAFRRDERVIRFLTTVLDKHAVAYSQRRRNGEMNQQKAQKQSEAVAQ; from the coding sequence ATGGAAGTAAGAAATTACGAGACGGTCTTCATCCTGACTCCCGTGCTGAACGAGACGCAGGTGCAAGAGACGATCGAGAAGTTCTCGCAGGTGCTTAAGGAAAATAGCGCCGACATTATCCACTCCGAAAACTGGGGCCTCAAGAAGTTGGCTTACCCCATCCAGAAGAAAAACACCGGATACTATTTCCTGGTGGAGTTCACTGGCTCAGGTAACATCGTTGACGTACTCGAGCTGGCGTTCCGCCGCGACGAGCGTGTCATCCGCTTCCTGACGACCGTTCTCGACAAGCACGCGGTGGCTTACAGCCAGCGTCGTCGCAATGGCGAGATGAACCAGCAGAAGGCCCAAAAACAATCGGAAGCCGTAGCCCAGTAA